Genomic DNA from Macadamia integrifolia cultivar HAES 741 chromosome 6, SCU_Mint_v3, whole genome shotgun sequence:
GATTACCTTTCTACTCTTGAATTAAAAGAAGAGGGGGGAGGCAAGTTTGAACTTCTATGCGCATGAACGAACCTGGCATATTCATCTTTACCTCTGAACTTCTCATCTTCGGAGCAGTTGAAAAGTGAGGAGCAAGTCGGGTTTTAATGATCTCCACACTGACAAAGTTGCTTGAGTTAAGTCGTAGAATCTAGCATCGACGACCTGCAAATACGATCTCTGCATATATTAAcaacctgcaaaaccaaggatCGATGAACTTTTTGTGATTTGAGGCAAAGAACTACAGCATCTTGGAAGGGTAAAGGGTAGCGGCGAAGGTTCTTCATAGCTATTGCAACTTTAAGGTAAGTTTTCCCCCTTTAACGTATGCTTTCCTTGTCATCAATTTGGGATATAGGGTTtccatgaaaagaaaagaagaagaaaaaaaaaatggatctaGGGTTCATCAAATTCAATCTAGGGTGTCCTTGTAAAGCCATGtaatgtctttatttttttatctttaaagaTTATGGTTCATCTAGTTTTCACGAATATAATCCAATTCCAAGGAGCCCACCTCTCCATTAGTGTATGACTGCATATCatgtttaaaatttgttttccacTAAATGTATGACATCATTATGTCGGAGATTGATAAGAGTTGCAGGAGTCCTTCATTTTGTAAATGAATTTGCACGACTTTCTCCTGCAATTATTATATTTGAATTTTGGGATGGTTGGATTGAAGATGAATACAAGGATAAAATGATCTTCTAATTTACCTACTTTTAATTAAATGCTAAAATGGTGTTTTGCCATTTCAAAACTAACACTAGACTAACACCGTTAGACCTAGGAAGAAAAAGTGTAATTTCTAAAAGTAGATATGTAAAAATATAATTAGGCCTTACCACAGAAGAGGAGGTGGTGTAGTTTTTAtttgcaaaatatcatttatATTCTTTTTAAGATAAATGTTGACTTCATTCAGACCCAACGGATAGTCAACAATCAGAATGTGATATGTTTTTACCCTACATGTCGAAaatattgatatattttttattttggtaaaaaaaaaagtctttatATTATAGGAAAgtgaaagggaaagggaaagggaaagggaaagtgaaagggaaaaaaaaaataaacaagaagtAAAAAGACACAGCAGGTGCCTTGCAACGGGCAAATAAACCGAATTTTGAAACGACTTTCAAATTTCAAGAGCTGCATCTCGCATGTGTTCATCCTCTAAAGCCGTTAGATTAGATCCCATGATGATACCACCAATCTGACGGCACCAAGACCTACCTCACGTAAGATAGTTCTTGTTGAATCCAAATGGACAAAGGTAACTGTCCATTACCTGCCCCAAACTTTGCAGTTACTTCTCTAATTCTCTGACTTTGGCCATCATCTAACCGCTCTTCCCACTAGATAAGGTCCTCCATTctaacacactctctctctctctctctctctctcttcacagtTGGAAGAGAAAAACCTACCAAGTTTAGAGAAGGTTCCTCAAAGTATAGCGTGAATCAAGGTTCCTAGACTTTGAACGAAGACCTAATCTTCTTCTAACCTTCCTTCATTTGTGTTGTTTTCTAGGAAAATGTCGGCGGTTATGGGATCTCTCTCGAGCTTTCAGGCCATTCCCTTCAATACTGCTGGaatggagaaggaagaagagaaaaccaACAACAACAGTAACAGTGGCGCCAAACAGAGTGAAGAAAATGCAGAGAAACTCAAGAGAGAATACAGTTGTGCTTCTAATTGTTCTACAGAGAATGGATATGACGATGACccagaagatgatgatgatgccaaGTCTAAAGTAGGGAAAGAAGAATTAGACCTTGGTCCCCAATTCTCCCTTAAAGAACAGCTCGAGAAAGATAAGGTCtgacaaataaaaaaatctctttttttttgcttatagaaaagaagataaaaattaTGTTATccaatttctttgttttttttttcccccttcttttgaTTTCTGCTTTCCTGTTTTGATTGTTCAAATACGTGTTCTTTGATGATGTGAACAAAATTTAGGATGATGAGAGCCTAAGGAGATGGAAAGAACAACTTCTTGGAAGTGTAGATATAAATGCTGTTGGAGGTACATTGCTCTAGAACTTTTGTAATTGGGGATTGCTCTGTACATTGATCAAGAACCCATTTGTGAATTTTAATGGGTTTGATGTATTATTCAAGAACCCAATTCAACAGAAATTTAACTTTCGACAATGGCTATTTATATATGATAGCACTCTGTTTCAATTCTAAAAATCTggtatgttttttctttctttttcttttttggttgatACTGGAAACAGAGAATGCAGATCCAGAAGTACAGATACTGAGCCTTACCATCCTGTCTCCTGACCGACCGAATCTAGTTTTGCCAATTCCATTTGTTCCCAATTCAAAGGGCCACGCTTTTGCTCTCAAGGATGGATGCCGCTATCGTCTCAAGTTCTCCTTTGTTGTCTCCAACAATATTGTTTCTGGTCTTAAATATACTAACACTGTGTGGAAGACGGGGGTGAGAGGTAAAAATGAAATTCCTCAATTGCTTGAtatgttcttcttttttcatttttctctctatcaTTTGCTTTGTTTCTAAACAATTTCCCTTTGTggttttttattaaattaattcATGGCGCAGTTAATAATAGAAAGGTAATGCTGGGAACATTCAGTCCTCAGCAAGAGCCTTACACATATGATTTGGAAGAAGACACAACCCCTTCTGGCATTTTTGCAAGGGGTTCCTACTCTGCAAGAACTAAGGTATAAAAACAGGCCCAGTAAGCTATTCTCGGTGTACAAGTTGATCTCTAGATACCCATCTGATTCATTTTCCCCTCTGTGTTCAGCTTGTAGACGATGATGGCAAGTGCTATTTGGACATAAATTACAGTTTCGAAATCCGTAAAGAATGGCCATCATCAACTTCTTgagatttttctcttcttccaatCCATTAATCTAGCATGGAACCTCACACAATGACCAACTTAGAGATGATATTCCAACGGGGAGAAATTAAAACCCCATTTATGAAGTTCTTATTCATTTCTTTCATTAGTAGGAAGATTAGGCCAATGTTTTTGGTGGTTGACAAAGAATGGATAATTCATGTAGCATTTGTTGTATGAGGCAAGTTTTATTGTACTGAAAATGTTATAGTGCCTTGCCTTGATGTTGTTTCTTTAATCTTTACTGGCCTTGGAAAACCATAGCTTATGTGGGGAACAAGGGCTCTTGACCTCTGatcattaggggtgtcaatcccaagcccaCACCGGTTATACCGATTGGGCCTGATTGTTTAAAAACCGGCCCCGTTTACACcgattattaaatgtgtcaaGTTCAaacccggcccgtttataaatagatagtacatggtgcaaggggtaagcccgatgggAGCCCGACCAGCTCAGCCTGGTCCATTTACAAGTCCGACTTGGCCTGGCACTTTTAGCCCGACCATTTATATGCATATTTTGACTCTTTTGGATAGAATAGagtatatattaatatatatatatatatatatattttttatcaattattaaatataattaaacgtcatatcttttctaaattgctgatgatttgataaaatatattaaagtattTTAAATATAAGACAATTAAAGACTGTTTAAGTCtcgtttaaggctttattggtacatttcCCATTTTAAGGTCTGATTATAGCCTGATAGCTCGATTAGGAGAAGACCGGTTAAAACCCAGAATCTGACCGAGTCCAACATGAGATTGATCGAGACCAacccattccttaaatagggAGGTCACGGTCCAAGGGTATAGGCCTGCCAAGCTCGGCTAGGCCAACCGAGATTGGGCTGAccagaccgattgacacccaGTTTGAAATATAATGTCTCTTCCTCATATATTTCTATGGAGAATGTTTGTTTTGCTACATAGCTTCTAATAACCAAGAAGTAGAGGAGAGGTTGTGCATATCTCGTATTGCTGTTATAAAAAGTTGTTATTACCATCATTTAGTAATTTTTACATGTTTCCCCCTTCCAATACACTAAACAAATGTTTGATGAGTTTCTAAACAcctcggccccattaaccttgtgcaatattatcctctttagTCCAtggtctcaaggctttaaaacacgttgtgccatgttaaggaggctagaggttattaactagcccagtaatctctctctAGGTAATataggactaaagtttgtacaccctcaccgatctcccatacctcctggtacttgtcgtatttttGGGTGTCACAACTTTCCCCCTTTCAGCATAGCCTCCTCGCTGTGGCCCCACACGctttcttgggtgtcacaacttTTCCCATTTTGGCACAACGTCCCCGTTATAGCCCCACACGCTGTCGGGGTCTACTTTGATATCAATTTGTATCGCCCCAACTCTATTAATcttgcataatattgtcctATTTGGCCTATGAGCCTCAAGGCTTCAAAACgtattgtgccatgttaaggaagctagAGATTATTAATTAGCCTAGTAATCTCTCTCTAGGCGATGTAAGACTAAAGTTTGTTCACCATCATCGATTTCTCAAATCCCCTagtacttgttgtattcttggtggggacagctcaccgatctcccaggtgaGTCTGGTACTtaccatattcttgggtgtcataaCTTTCTCCCTTTTGGTATAGTATCCTTGTTGTGGCTTCACACGCTGTTGgtgtctgctctgataccacactATGACGACCCAAACCCGGGATAGGGGAAAGAGTCCCGCCCTCACGGACGATGATCTCACGATCACATTTTTCCTAACTTGTATGTGATTaaaagttggtttttttttttttttttacatccaaACGGATCGTTCTCTTACATACACATAAATCTATTATACATCAAAGTACAAACTTAAGTATTTAAATACTTCAATGTCTGGTAGCGACGTCAACTATTTATTTCATGTTTCGAAACAAGGTCCAAAGGGAAGCaaataaaatcaactcaaaataTATCACTCAACAACATTATTTAACATCTCATAATAACTAATTAAATTTCTCtatcatttaaaaaacaaaggaattatcatgcatcttcttcaacatcatGTTGCTCCTGGCCTCCAGTTTAGTCCACGCACTCACATACACCATCATCTGTGTCTAGGTGTAATAATAAAGGGGTGAGCTCGACAGCCCAGTGAGTCAAAGCATAGGATCATACATGCATTAATAAGCACATCTTACACATAGAAATATTATATGcaatatgaaattgaaataattaACTTAATGCAAGTCTCTCTTGTTCTACTGCATGTGCACAATTTGTAAAGGTGAGGAACACAACCGTTGATCTGACGGCTGTCATTTCTTGCATTATCCAACTAAATACCATCAGGTGTCATTTTTCATTAACCCCGGTTGACTGGACCGGGTTCATATGAGCTCCCCTTGTGGGAATTCGTGATCTAATTCTGGAGGAGTAAGGGAATTCTCATCCTTACCCTCATTCTTGTTCTGTTCTAGAGGATAGTGCACTCCCCTTGTGGGAGATCTTATTCTCAGTTCTGTTCTGGTGTCCTCATCCAGCACCTAACCCCCTGCTGAAAAGGGTTGCAGTCTAGGTTCTAATGTTGAAACTAAAGGTCTAGGTATGGGAacatatttttaattcttttatgCATGTCCCTAATGAGATTCTATATTCTGTTGTGGCATAACATCACATTTATATAATATGGACATATAATACATACATGGCATgtcattaaataaaaatgtatGAGATGACATATgataatttttcaaaacatCATAACAACATTCACACATATTACATGAGAGAAATCCTTACATCAATTCACATAACAAAGTAAGAGACATGTCAACCATATTAAGCTTATGAATTAACTCACCATGATTTCTTGTATATAATTACCAGATCTCTAGTCCCTCTTCCATAGAGTGTACAGTCCCTAAATATGCTCACCTAACAaattatattgatatttttcagATTATGTCCAATTCTATGTTTAACATTTTTTTACTTCCATAACATCTAATATAGACaatagatataaaataaattatatatccTTAAAgtagatttaaaatataataaattattAGTAGAACTTATCTCTAGATTAGGTCTTTgagaccctacaaaatatgtcTCAACATAGAGTATTGCACTGTGACCATTTTTGTTAAATTGAAATGACCACAATGCATTAAAActacttttttcccttttccaaAAACCAAATGGGTCCAGAATTTTTATGGTAGCACTAGACTAATAGAGTTTTAAATCATTAGAAGGGTGCATACTCTACATCAGTCTTTAAAGTATCCGAAATATAGACACAATGACTGATATATGCACTAGACAGAATTGACATATTTCTCTATCTTTCGTAAATCAAATGGACTG
This window encodes:
- the LOC122081354 gene encoding rho GDP-dissociation inhibitor 1-like — its product is MSAVMGSLSSFQAIPFNTAGMEKEEEKTNNNSNSGAKQSEENAEKLKREYSCASNCSTENGYDDDPEDDDDAKSKVGKEELDLGPQFSLKEQLEKDKDDESLRRWKEQLLGSVDINAVGENADPEVQILSLTILSPDRPNLVLPIPFVPNSKGHAFALKDGCRYRLKFSFVVSNNIVSGLKYTNTVWKTGVRVNNRKVMLGTFSPQQEPYTYDLEEDTTPSGIFARGSYSARTKLVDDDGKCYLDINYSFEIRKEWPSSTS